The following are encoded in a window of Hippoglossus hippoglossus isolate fHipHip1 chromosome 23, fHipHip1.pri, whole genome shotgun sequence genomic DNA:
- the ada2b gene encoding adenosine deaminase 2-A, producing MISIFQAVATYVLLLGLMRAADGMPDPAQRNLLMRQEASRQTGGRVALTAAEQKLGAYLHRQKEQEMSAAQFPPAIHFFKAKPLIQKSSIFKLLQKMPKGAALHIHSSTLVGVDWLVKNVTYRPHCYICFTWDNSVRFLFSDRQPFPRWDCFYWQLLETLRAKIGDPTSFDSSLMQHLTLFTEDPDNEYPDQDVVWEKFEKAFIAAAGLITHAPVLRDYFYKGLEELHQDNIMYLELRSGISKTYELDGTIHDKVWTLKTFQEVTKKFVDDHPDFLGARIIISVHRALSVSEVKEAIKEAIQLQKNFPDVVAGFDMVGREDSGRSLWYFREALSIPADLGVTLPYFFHAGETDDEGTDVDQNILDALLFNTTRIGHGYALAHHPLAKELSRRRNVAVELCPISNQVLKLVSDLRNHPAAVLMSEGHPMVISSDDPSLFGTTGLSYDFYQAFVGIGGLKANVGTLKELALNSIRYSSLPAHLKDRGRVMWQNQWDAFVADHS from the exons ATGATCTCAATCTTCCAGGCTGTGGCCACCTATGTGCTCCTCCTGGGGCTCATGAGGGCGGCTGATGGGATGCCAGACCCCGCCCAGAGGAACCTGCTGATGCGTCAGGAGGCGTCCAGGCAGACCGGGGGCCGGGTGGCCCTGACGGCGGCCGAGCAGAAGCTGGGAGCGTACCTGCATCggcagaaggagcaggagatgTCTGCTGCCCAGTTCCCACCGGCCATTCACTTCTTCAAAGCAAAACCTCTCATTCAGAAGAGCTCCATcttcaaactgctgcagaaGATGCCTAAAG GTGCAGCCCTCCACATCCACAGCTCCACTCTGGTCGGCGTCGACTGGCTGGTGAAAAACGTCACCTACAGGCCTCACTGCTACATCTGCTTCACGTGGGACAACTCGGTCCGCTTCCTGTTCTCCGACCGCCAGCCGTTCCCCCGGTGGGACTGCTTCTACTGGCAGCTGCTTGAGACACTGCGAGCCAAAATAGGAGACCCCACGAGCTTTGATAGCAG TTTGATGCAGCACCTCACTCTCTTCACCGAGGATCCAGACAATGAGTATCCAGACCAGGACGTTGTGTGGGAGAAGTTTGAGAAAGCCTTCATCGCAGCAGCGGGGCTCATCACCCATGCTCCTGTGCTGAGGGACTACTTCTACAAGGGCCTGGAGGAGCTCCACCAAGACAACATCATGTATCTGGAGCTCAGGAGCGGCATCTCCAAG ACGTACGAGCTCGACGGAACCATTCACGATAAGGTCTGGACTCTGAAGACATTTCAAGAAGTCACAAAGAAATTTGTCGATGATCATCCAGACTTTCTTGGGGCTCGCATCATAATTTCTGTCCACAG GGCTCTGAGTGTGTCTGAGGTCAAAGAAGCCATAAAAGAGGCCATTCAGCTGCAGAAGAACTTCCCAGACGTTGTGGCAGGGTTTGACATG GTCGGCAGGGAGGATAGCGGCAGGTCTCTGTGGTACTTCAGGGAGGCGCTCTCCATACCAGCTGACCTGGGGGTCACGCTGCCATACTTCTTTCATGCGGGAGAAACAG aCGATGAAGGCACCGACGTGGATCAGAACATCCTCGATGCCCTTTTGTTCAACACCACACGCATTGGGCACGGCTACGCTCTGGCACACCACCCGCTGGCAAAAGAGCTTTCCAGGAGAAGAAACGTGGCTGTGGAGCTGTGCCCCATCTCAAACCAG GTGCTGAAGCTGGTATCAGACCTGAGGAACCACCCGGCCGCTGTGCTGATGTCCGAGGGCCACCCGATGGTGATCAGCTCCGACGACCCGTCTCTGTTCGGCACCACAGGCCTCTCCTACGACTTCTATCAAGCCTTTGTGGGCATCGGAGGCTTGAAAGCAAACGTGGGCACACTGAAGGAACTGGCTCTCAACTCCATCAG gtACAGCTCGCTGCCGGCTCACCTGAAGGACAGGGGCCGCGTCATGTGGCAGAACCAATGGGACGCTTTCGTCGCTGATCATTCCTGA